A region from the Muribaculum gordoncarteri genome encodes:
- the alaS gene encoding alanine--tRNA ligase: MLTAKEIRESYKDFFRSKGHQIVPSAPMVIKDDPTLMFTNAGMNQFKDIILGNVAAKHRRVADSQKCLRVSGKHNDLEEVGMDTYHHTMFEMLGNWSFGDYFKQEAIDWAWEYLVDVLKLNPDVLYATVFEGSPAEGLSRDDEAASIWAKHLPESHIINGNKHDNFWEMGDTGPCGPCSEIHIDLRSPEERAAVPGRDLVNHDHPQVIEIWNLVFMQYNRKVDGSLEPLPAKVIDTGMGFERLCMALQGKKSNYDTDVFTPLINKIGELAGKKYGEDAKVDVAMRVIADHVRTIAFSIADSQLPGNAKAGYVIRRILRRAVRYAYTFLDQKQAFMYRLVDTLIDSMGEAYPELPKQRDLIMKVIKEEEDAFLRTLENGIRLLDSAIASAKKEDKNEISGKEAFILYDTYGFPLDLTELILKENGMTLDQAEFDSEMAAQKARARNAAAVETGDWVVVRDGEQEFVGYDMTKTPTRILRYRKVKQKNNEFYQIVLSVTPFYAEMGGQVGDRGRLVNGDDIVEIYDTKRENGMGVHLTKKLPADIEAVFEAEIDEEARKAISSNHTATHLLHEALREVLGTHVEQRGSFVSPDVLRFDFSHFQKLTPEEIRRVEHLANSRVRAAIPRDEKRCVPIDKAREMGAMALFGEKYGDEVRVIRYGSSVELCGGTHVDNTGNIGMIKIISESSIAAGIRRIEAVTGGRVEDMLDKMQDTLREIGSMFNNVPDLVQALRKSIDENAELKHQAEEYFKERVNVLTNELLAKAREVNGIKVVELTGLRLPEVVKNVAFGVRAKSPEHTVFIGATMDPAEKPLLTLMITEDLVADGMNASTTVREAAKLIQGGGGGQPGFAQAGGKNKDGISAAYEKMHSILGL; encoded by the coding sequence ATGCTAACTGCAAAGGAAATACGAGAATCCTACAAGGACTTCTTCCGCAGCAAGGGACACCAGATTGTCCCTTCGGCTCCGATGGTAATCAAGGACGACCCGACATTGATGTTCACCAATGCCGGCATGAACCAGTTCAAGGACATCATACTCGGTAATGTCGCGGCGAAGCACAGGAGAGTAGCCGATTCTCAGAAATGTCTTCGTGTAAGCGGCAAGCATAACGACCTCGAAGAGGTGGGAATGGACACCTATCACCACACCATGTTCGAGATGCTTGGAAACTGGTCGTTTGGCGACTACTTCAAGCAGGAGGCAATTGACTGGGCATGGGAATATCTGGTCGATGTGCTTAAGCTTAACCCCGATGTGCTCTATGCAACAGTGTTCGAGGGTTCGCCTGCCGAAGGACTCAGCCGTGATGACGAGGCTGCTTCAATATGGGCAAAGCATCTTCCCGAAAGCCATATAATCAATGGTAACAAGCATGATAACTTCTGGGAAATGGGCGATACGGGTCCTTGCGGCCCCTGCTCGGAGATTCACATCGACCTCCGTTCACCTGAAGAGCGTGCCGCGGTGCCGGGCCGTGACCTTGTGAATCACGATCATCCTCAGGTAATCGAGATATGGAACCTCGTGTTCATGCAGTATAACCGCAAGGTCGACGGTTCGCTTGAGCCGCTTCCCGCCAAGGTTATCGACACAGGTATGGGATTTGAACGACTCTGCATGGCTCTGCAAGGAAAGAAATCCAACTACGACACCGATGTGTTCACTCCGCTTATCAACAAGATAGGTGAGTTGGCAGGAAAGAAGTATGGTGAGGATGCCAAGGTGGATGTTGCGATGCGTGTAATCGCCGACCATGTGCGCACAATTGCATTCTCGATCGCCGACTCACAGCTTCCCGGAAACGCAAAGGCCGGATATGTGATTCGCCGCATTTTGCGTCGTGCCGTGCGTTACGCTTATACGTTCCTTGACCAAAAGCAGGCATTCATGTATCGTCTTGTCGACACACTCATCGACAGCATGGGCGAGGCTTATCCCGAACTTCCCAAGCAGCGTGACCTCATAATGAAGGTAATCAAGGAGGAAGAAGATGCATTCCTTCGCACCCTTGAAAACGGTATCCGCCTCCTTGATTCGGCCATTGCAAGTGCCAAGAAGGAGGACAAGAACGAGATTTCGGGTAAGGAGGCGTTCATACTCTATGACACCTACGGATTCCCCCTCGACCTTACTGAACTTATACTTAAGGAGAACGGCATGACGCTCGATCAGGCTGAGTTTGACAGCGAAATGGCTGCACAGAAGGCTCGTGCCCGTAACGCCGCTGCTGTTGAAACCGGCGACTGGGTCGTAGTGCGTGACGGTGAGCAGGAGTTTGTAGGCTATGACATGACCAAGACTCCCACACGCATTTTGCGTTATCGCAAGGTTAAGCAGAAAAACAATGAGTTCTATCAGATAGTACTTTCGGTAACTCCGTTCTATGCCGAAATGGGTGGTCAGGTAGGTGACCGCGGCCGTCTTGTAAACGGTGACGACATTGTGGAAATCTACGATACCAAGCGTGAAAACGGAATGGGTGTTCATCTTACCAAGAAGCTTCCCGCCGACATTGAAGCCGTGTTTGAGGCTGAAATCGACGAAGAAGCCCGTAAGGCTATATCGAGCAACCACACCGCAACCCACCTCTTGCATGAGGCACTCCGTGAGGTTCTCGGTACACATGTAGAGCAGCGAGGCTCGTTTGTGTCACCCGATGTGCTCCGCTTCGACTTCTCGCATTTCCAGAAGCTGACGCCTGAGGAGATCCGTCGCGTGGAGCATCTTGCCAACAGCCGTGTGCGTGCAGCTATACCGCGTGACGAGAAGCGTTGTGTGCCCATCGACAAGGCTCGTGAAATGGGTGCAATGGCTCTCTTCGGTGAGAAATACGGTGACGAGGTGCGTGTGATCCGTTACGGTTCATCGGTTGAGCTTTGCGGTGGTACACATGTCGACAACACCGGCAACATAGGAATGATAAAGATAATCTCGGAGAGCAGCATCGCAGCCGGAATACGCCGAATTGAGGCTGTGACCGGTGGCCGTGTCGAGGATATGCTTGACAAGATGCAGGACACTCTCCGCGAGATAGGCAGCATGTTCAACAATGTTCCCGACCTCGTTCAGGCATTGCGCAAGTCAATCGACGAGAATGCCGAGCTGAAGCATCAGGCCGAGGAGTACTTCAAGGAGCGTGTGAATGTGCTTACCAACGAACTCCTTGCCAAGGCTCGTGAGGTCAACGGCATCAAGGTGGTAGAGCTGACAGGCCTGCGACTTCCCGAAGTGGTGAAGAATGTAGCGTTTGGTGTTCGTGCCAAGTCGCCCGAGCACACTGTATTCATCGGCGCTACCATGGATCCCGCCGAGAAACCGTTGCTGACATTGATGATAACCGAGGACCTCGTGGCTGACGGCATGAATGCTTCGACAACAGTGCGCGAGGCTGCCAAGCTTATCCAGGGCGGTGGCGGCGGACAGCCGGGATTTGCTCAGGCCGGAGGTAAGAACAAGGACGGCATTTCGGCTGCGTATGAAAAGATGCACTCGATACTCGGACTATAA
- a CDS encoding M23 family metallopeptidase, giving the protein MSKKVFYRYNPANDKYERVYPSRRSRIWGIARNTFMGIVISAALFSIIYYWIGTPAEQRLREENEQLNTQLDILNRRLDASLGLMNDISERDDNFYRVIMGTERVSRAKRYAGFENENHYNHLNTLHDAELIKNLTRKMDMLDRQLYVQIKSFDELQKLAETNKDRIRHIPSIQPIAQKHMRKMASGYGTRRDPIYGTRKFHEGLDFAADKGTPVYATADGKVVNASWESGYGNLVEIDHGYGYVTRYAHLSKFKVKEGQTVKRGDLIAETGNTGKSTGPHLHYEVRYNGTPQNPINYYFMDITPEQYNQLILEAENAGHVMD; this is encoded by the coding sequence ATGAGCAAAAAAGTATTTTACCGATATAACCCGGCCAACGATAAATATGAACGAGTGTACCCGTCACGGCGAAGCCGTATATGGGGTATCGCCCGCAACACGTTCATGGGCATAGTCATCAGCGCGGCCCTTTTCAGCATCATTTACTATTGGATTGGAACTCCCGCCGAACAGCGGCTACGCGAGGAAAACGAGCAACTCAACACACAGCTCGACATTCTCAACCGCCGACTCGACGCGTCACTCGGCCTGATGAACGACATCTCGGAACGTGACGACAACTTCTATCGCGTTATAATGGGTACCGAGCGCGTGTCGAGAGCCAAGCGTTACGCCGGATTCGAGAACGAAAACCACTACAACCACCTCAACACCCTGCACGATGCCGAGCTGATAAAGAACCTCACGCGCAAGATGGACATGCTTGACAGGCAACTGTATGTGCAGATAAAATCATTTGACGAGCTGCAGAAGCTTGCGGAAACCAACAAGGACCGAATACGCCACATCCCGTCGATACAGCCCATAGCCCAGAAACACATGCGCAAAATGGCTTCGGGCTACGGAACGCGTCGCGACCCGATATACGGCACTCGCAAGTTTCACGAAGGGCTTGACTTTGCCGCCGACAAGGGTACTCCTGTATATGCAACCGCCGACGGCAAAGTGGTGAACGCCTCATGGGAAAGCGGCTACGGCAACCTCGTTGAGATTGACCACGGCTACGGCTATGTCACACGCTATGCCCATCTCAGCAAGTTCAAGGTCAAGGAGGGCCAGACCGTGAAACGCGGTGACCTCATAGCCGAAACGGGAAATACGGGAAAATCCACAGGACCCCACCTGCACTATGAGGTGCGTTACAACGGGACGCCGCAGAATCCCATCAACTACTACTTCATGGACATAACGCCCGAACAATATAATCAATTGATTCTTGAAGCTGAAAATGCAGGACACGTAATGGACTGA
- a CDS encoding alpha/beta hydrolase codes for MKRSLMFLSGAALTLSSLAQWRPDVLGDGYEMRYVDQPDDYSGQVRSTIIRKLSSCGGNKGVLYVHGFNDYFFQAEMGDRFVDSCYNFYAVDLRKYGRSLLPGQKPFQVRDMKEYFADIDSAIAQMKGDGIDEIILMGHSTGGLTTSLYMASNPDSDIRALILNSPFLDWNLSSFQEKFLVPAVSTIGNAFPDIRIPQGGSSKYAESVLKQYGGEWDFNTQWKFIVSPDVDAGWVRAIDMGQGMLQNGEDIKIPILLMHSDRSYKKGDDDTQYAVTDAVLDVDDISKYGRRLGWDITEIKVNGGMHDLVLSKKNVREALYDYIFKWLDRQGL; via the coding sequence ATGAAAAGGTCTTTGATGTTTCTGTCGGGCGCGGCTCTTACATTGTCCTCGTTGGCTCAATGGCGACCCGATGTGCTCGGCGACGGATATGAAATGCGTTATGTTGACCAGCCCGATGACTACAGCGGTCAGGTGAGGTCGACCATTATACGTAAGCTGTCGTCGTGCGGCGGTAACAAGGGCGTACTCTATGTGCACGGCTTCAACGACTATTTCTTCCAGGCTGAGATGGGTGACCGTTTTGTCGATTCATGTTATAACTTCTATGCCGTGGATCTGCGCAAATACGGCCGTTCGCTCCTCCCGGGGCAGAAACCGTTTCAAGTGCGTGACATGAAGGAGTACTTTGCCGACATAGATTCGGCTATAGCCCAAATGAAGGGCGACGGTATCGACGAGATAATATTGATGGGTCACTCTACGGGAGGATTGACGACGTCGCTCTACATGGCCTCCAATCCCGATTCCGACATAAGAGCGTTGATTCTCAACAGTCCGTTTCTGGATTGGAACCTGTCCTCGTTCCAAGAGAAGTTTCTTGTGCCGGCTGTGTCGACAATCGGCAATGCATTCCCCGACATCAGGATACCGCAGGGCGGGTCGAGCAAATATGCTGAAAGCGTGCTGAAGCAGTATGGCGGTGAATGGGATTTCAACACCCAATGGAAGTTCATCGTGTCGCCTGATGTGGATGCCGGGTGGGTCAGGGCAATCGATATGGGGCAGGGGATGCTTCAAAACGGCGAGGACATAAAGATTCCTATACTGCTCATGCACTCCGACCGCTCCTATAAGAAGGGCGATGACGACACGCAGTATGCCGTTACCGATGCTGTGCTCGATGTCGATGATATATCAAAGTATGGCCGTCGGCTCGGATGGGATATAACCGAAATTAAAGTCAACGGAGGAATGCACGACCTCGTTCTGTCGAAGAAGAACGTGCGTGAGGCTTTGTACGACTACATATTCAAGTGGCTCGACAGGCAAGGACTTTAG
- a CDS encoding MerR family transcriptional regulator, with translation MDEIGKKYYKIREVAEMTGLPLSTLRYWESRFTIIKPKRNEHGTRFYTTSDVEKIRMVYFLVKEKGLKLEAAQEQLKNNHSGVSRHAAAIDRLKAIRAELQSMLDAMSRLR, from the coding sequence ATGGATGAAATAGGCAAGAAATACTATAAAATCAGAGAAGTGGCCGAGATGACCGGACTGCCCTTGTCGACACTGCGATATTGGGAAAGCCGCTTTACAATAATCAAGCCCAAACGTAACGAACACGGCACACGCTTCTACACTACATCCGATGTCGAGAAGATAAGGATGGTCTACTTCCTTGTAAAGGAGAAGGGGCTGAAACTTGAAGCCGCGCAAGAGCAACTGAAGAACAACCATTCAGGCGTGTCGCGACATGCAGCCGCCATCGACAGACTCAAGGCAATAAGAGCCGAACTTCAGTCGATGCTGGACGCCATGAGCCGGTTGCGTTGA
- a CDS encoding HAD family hydrolase, translating to MMSRHRIAVFDLDDTLYHEHDYVVSAFSYIARDLSHRYALDYDAMVGAMMSAGNPFDNLLRYISHTAIPITEDVAWLVDTYRNHPPTLKLSADTKRTIEMLQAHNVELAIITDGRVTSQNNKIKALGLNRIVKPENIIISEAVGGDKLSGKPFELLVAQAGSDNEYTYIGDNPAKDFVWPNRHNWTTIALADTSGINIHRQEWDKFPAINRPQHIVDNLLDIVPLIVKPDIVN from the coding sequence ATGATGTCACGCCACCGAATTGCCGTATTTGACCTTGACGACACCCTATATCACGAGCATGACTATGTCGTGTCGGCATTCAGCTACATAGCCCGAGATTTGTCGCATCGCTATGCGCTCGATTACGATGCTATGGTTGGAGCCATGATGTCGGCCGGCAATCCTTTTGACAACCTTTTGCGTTACATATCCCACACCGCCATACCCATAACCGAAGATGTAGCGTGGCTTGTCGACACCTACCGCAATCATCCCCCCACCCTTAAGTTATCGGCCGACACGAAGCGCACAATCGAAATGCTCCAGGCACATAACGTAGAGTTGGCCATAATAACCGACGGGCGCGTGACATCGCAGAACAACAAGATCAAGGCTCTTGGCTTGAACCGAATAGTGAAACCCGAAAACATAATAATATCGGAAGCCGTAGGAGGCGACAAGCTGTCAGGTAAGCCATTTGAACTACTGGTAGCGCAAGCGGGGTCCGATAATGAATACACTTATATAGGCGACAATCCCGCCAAGGATTTCGTGTGGCCCAACCGGCATAATTGGACAACAATAGCCCTCGCCGACACATCGGGCATCAACATTCATCGGCAGGAATGGGATAAATTCCCGGCAATAAACCGGCCACAGCACATTGTTGATAACTTACTTGACATTGTGCCACTGATAGTTAAGCCTGATATTGTAAACTGA
- a CDS encoding TonB-dependent receptor: protein MSHYILNGTASRYLGVNSSRMPVIRITLLIISILSGALCCFPQTRIHGRVTDERNHPIEFATVRVAGTSVGVNTDAEGRYRLTAPAADTLRILFSCIGYRDGERKLVKVRGNDLAVNMKLKKASRQLREVQIAEYKKQLGSMQQVDADAYRHSPDVTGGSVESMLSTFAGVTPSDELSSAYSVRGGSYDENSVYVDGVELFRRLLVTNGQQEGLSVINPSMVDKLIFSTGGFPAAYSDKMSSALDITYRRPHGLDGNVSLGLMGAELCIGQGIDRFSQLHGLRYKRNASLLATGDEKGEYDPRYFDYQTKIEVNLDERFKVSLLGNIALNSYRFTPRNRTTKFGTVDDVKHFNVYFDGHEHDKFETWFGALALNYVPSRSSGYTLLFSGNRSNELIAYDITGEYWLDDAMNDDDDAPIGVGRYHEHARDRLKATVYSMSLQGRNAVSRHMIDYGVTLNHESVSEFSREWELRDSAGFSLPGNSAGDLLMLYNMSSDNSLSSNRVMAFLQDTYRIDNGRGFFSLNGGVRVSYWDFNRELLISPRLNIGYVPASGSNWAFRFATGLYYQSPFYKELRRIVTDEHGNSSVTLNKDIKAQRSVQFIIGSDYTFRAFNRPFKLSAEAYCKALSRLNPYEIDNLRIVYAGDNSSSGYAAGLDLRLFGEFVPGSDSWLSLSVMKSQETINGVKVPLPNDRRYSVALYFTDYFPRIPRMKVNLRGIFADGLPVTMPHSTRDKGYFRTSPYKRVDIGLAYNILPEIDNADGRRRRFINSMWLGVDCFNLFDISNVGSYYWVKTADDVSYAVPNSLTRRMLNVRLTVDF, encoded by the coding sequence TTGTCGCATTACATACTTAATGGCACAGCGTCACGTTATTTAGGTGTAAATTCATCACGCATGCCTGTCATACGCATCACATTATTGATTATTTCTATATTGTCGGGCGCACTCTGTTGCTTCCCGCAAACAAGGATACACGGTCGGGTAACCGATGAGCGGAATCATCCCATCGAGTTTGCCACGGTAAGGGTGGCCGGGACATCGGTAGGTGTAAACACCGATGCCGAGGGGCGTTATAGGCTGACCGCTCCGGCTGCCGATACGTTGCGTATTCTCTTTTCATGTATCGGTTATCGTGACGGCGAGCGCAAGCTTGTGAAGGTGCGAGGCAACGATCTTGCAGTCAACATGAAACTCAAAAAGGCCTCGCGCCAATTGCGTGAGGTGCAGATTGCTGAGTACAAGAAGCAACTCGGCTCGATGCAGCAGGTCGATGCCGATGCCTACCGACATTCGCCCGATGTAACGGGTGGGAGCGTCGAGTCGATGCTGTCGACATTTGCCGGCGTTACTCCATCCGATGAATTGTCGTCGGCTTATTCGGTACGCGGCGGCTCCTACGATGAAAACAGTGTCTATGTCGACGGCGTGGAGCTTTTTCGCAGGTTGCTCGTCACCAACGGACAGCAGGAGGGGCTGAGCGTCATCAATCCTTCGATGGTTGACAAGCTGATATTCTCGACCGGAGGCTTTCCGGCGGCATATTCCGATAAGATGTCGTCGGCTCTCGACATAACTTACCGCCGACCTCATGGACTGGACGGAAATGTGTCATTGGGTCTTATGGGAGCCGAGCTTTGCATAGGGCAGGGAATCGATCGGTTTTCACAGCTTCACGGATTGCGGTATAAACGTAACGCGTCACTTCTTGCAACAGGCGATGAAAAAGGTGAGTATGATCCGCGTTACTTCGATTATCAGACTAAGATAGAGGTGAATCTTGACGAGCGGTTCAAGGTGTCGTTGCTCGGCAACATCGCCCTTAACAGTTACAGGTTCACTCCACGTAACCGCACGACTAAGTTCGGTACGGTCGATGATGTAAAGCACTTCAATGTCTATTTCGACGGTCATGAACACGACAAGTTTGAAACGTGGTTTGGCGCATTGGCGTTAAATTATGTGCCGTCACGTTCGTCGGGATATACATTGTTGTTCTCGGGCAATCGCTCCAATGAACTTATAGCTTACGACATTACGGGTGAATACTGGCTTGATGACGCGATGAATGACGATGATGACGCTCCTATAGGGGTGGGTCGTTACCATGAGCATGCACGTGACCGACTCAAGGCTACCGTATACTCAATGTCGTTGCAGGGCCGCAATGCCGTGTCGCGTCACATGATTGATTATGGGGTTACGCTAAATCATGAATCGGTAAGCGAGTTCAGTCGTGAATGGGAGCTGCGTGACTCGGCGGGATTCTCATTGCCCGGAAACAGTGCGGGTGATTTGCTGATGCTTTATAATATGTCGTCCGACAATTCATTGTCGAGCAACCGAGTCATGGCATTCCTTCAGGACACCTATCGCATCGATAACGGACGCGGATTTTTCAGCCTTAACGGCGGTGTGCGTGTGTCATATTGGGATTTTAACCGTGAGCTGCTGATAAGCCCTCGATTGAATATAGGCTATGTTCCGGCAAGCGGCAGCAACTGGGCGTTCCGATTTGCCACGGGACTATACTATCAGTCACCATTTTACAAGGAACTTCGACGCATCGTGACCGACGAGCACGGCAATTCGTCGGTGACACTTAACAAGGATATAAAAGCGCAGCGTAGCGTGCAGTTCATCATAGGCAGCGACTATACGTTCAGGGCGTTCAACCGTCCATTCAAATTGTCGGCCGAAGCCTACTGCAAAGCATTGTCACGGCTCAATCCCTACGAAATCGACAATCTGCGCATTGTGTATGCCGGCGACAATTCGTCAAGCGGATATGCGGCAGGTCTTGACCTGCGGCTTTTCGGAGAGTTTGTGCCCGGAAGCGATTCATGGCTGAGCCTGTCGGTGATGAAGTCGCAAGAAACCATCAACGGAGTCAAAGTGCCGCTGCCCAACGACCGGCGTTACAGCGTAGCGCTCTATTTTACCGATTATTTCCCCCGCATTCCACGCATGAAAGTAAATCTGAGGGGTATATTTGCCGACGGACTGCCGGTGACGATGCCACATTCAACCCGTGACAAGGGGTATTTCCGCACATCGCCCTATAAGCGAGTGGACATAGGCCTGGCCTACAATATTCTGCCCGAAATCGACAATGCCGACGGTCGTAGACGCCGTTTCATAAACTCAATGTGGCTGGGAGTCGATTGCTTCAATCTGTTTGACATATCCAATGTCGGCAGCTATTATTGGGTTAAGACGGCCGATGATGTCAGCTATGCTGTACCCAATTCACTCACGCGAAGAATGTTAAATGTGAGGCTTACCGTCGATTTTTGA
- a CDS encoding UDP-glucose dehydrogenase family protein — protein sequence MKIAIVGTGYVGLVSGACFAEVGIDVTCVDIDKRKIDNLINGTIPIYEPGLDDLVSRNVKEGRLHFTTDLKECLDEVEVVFSAVGTPPDEDGSADLKYVLDVARTFGRNINKYTILVTKSTVPVGTSAKIKAEINRELAERGMSVPFEVASNPEFLKEGAAIKDFMSPDRVVIGIESDRARKVMERLYRPFLLNNFRVIFMDIASAEMTKYAANSMLATRISFMNDIANLCELVGADVNMVRKGIGTDVRIGNKFLYAGCGYGGSCFPKDVKALIHTGKEHGYKMRIIEAVEEVNELQKSIVFRKLKDALGDLKGRRIGMWGLAFKPETDDMREAPALVVIEKLLEAGATVVAYDPVAVPEARRRLGDRIEYALDMYDTAVDADAIALMTEWKQFRVPSWNVLHKVMRGNIIVDGRNIYDPAELAEEGFEYHCIGK from the coding sequence ATGAAAATAGCAATTGTAGGAACCGGATATGTAGGCCTCGTATCGGGTGCTTGTTTTGCCGAGGTCGGCATTGATGTGACATGCGTCGACATCGACAAGCGTAAGATCGACAACCTCATCAACGGCACAATACCCATATATGAGCCCGGACTCGACGACCTGGTGTCACGCAACGTGAAAGAAGGGCGACTGCATTTCACCACCGACCTTAAAGAGTGCCTTGACGAGGTGGAAGTAGTGTTCAGCGCAGTGGGCACGCCTCCCGACGAGGACGGCAGCGCCGACCTGAAATATGTGCTTGATGTTGCGCGCACATTCGGCCGCAACATCAACAAATACACCATACTCGTAACCAAAAGCACGGTTCCGGTGGGCACTTCAGCCAAAATAAAGGCCGAGATAAACCGAGAGCTCGCCGAGCGTGGTATGTCGGTTCCCTTTGAGGTGGCCTCAAACCCCGAATTTCTAAAAGAAGGAGCCGCGATAAAGGACTTCATGTCGCCCGATCGCGTAGTAATAGGCATCGAGAGTGACCGCGCACGCAAAGTAATGGAGCGCCTCTATCGTCCGTTTCTGCTCAACAATTTCCGCGTAATATTCATGGATATCGCATCGGCCGAGATGACAAAATATGCAGCCAACTCAATGCTGGCGACACGCATATCGTTCATGAACGACATAGCCAACCTGTGTGAGCTTGTGGGTGCCGATGTAAACATGGTGCGCAAAGGCATAGGCACCGATGTGAGAATAGGCAACAAGTTCCTCTATGCCGGCTGCGGATACGGCGGTTCATGCTTCCCCAAGGATGTAAAGGCGCTAATACACACAGGAAAGGAGCATGGCTACAAGATGCGCATAATTGAGGCTGTCGAGGAGGTCAACGAACTCCAAAAATCAATCGTGTTCCGTAAGCTTAAAGATGCCCTAGGCGACCTTAAAGGCCGACGCATAGGCATGTGGGGACTTGCCTTCAAGCCTGAAACCGACGACATGCGCGAGGCTCCCGCGCTTGTTGTAATCGAGAAGCTTCTCGAAGCCGGAGCCACCGTCGTGGCCTACGACCCCGTGGCCGTGCCCGAAGCACGCCGACGACTGGGCGACCGCATCGAGTATGCCCTCGACATGTATGACACGGCAGTGGATGCCGACGCAATAGCACTGATGACCGAGTGGAAGCAATTCAGAGTACCGTCATGGAACGTACTGCACAAGGTGATGCGCGGCAACATAATCGTTGACGGACGCAACATATACGATCCAGCCGAACTTGCCGAGGAGGGATTTGAGTACCACTGCATTGGTAAATGA
- a CDS encoding DegT/DnrJ/EryC1/StrS family aminotransferase, which translates to MMEMIKLSLPHIGTTEIEWVNKAFVGDWVVPLGPNVDEFERRLENYLSGNKEIVALSAGTAALHLGLVVLGVEAGDEVICQALTFSASANPICYQGAHPVFVDSEPDTYNMSPAALEEAIVARHRATGRYPKAIIPVHLYGMPAKMNEIIEIAAHYGIPVLEDAAEALGSEYHGKKCGTIGNYGALSFNGNKIITTSGGGALICPDEESARRVLFFATQARENRPYYYHEHIGYNYRLSNVSAGVGCGQMDVLPERVARRRAIHQLYKEGLSNLAGVTVQCNPTEEFDSNFWLSTILIDPATGFTPEDVRVAMLNAKIETRLLWRPMQMQPIFRDAPYYGGNVSQHLFETGLCLPSGSVLTDEQISRVIDELHRILRG; encoded by the coding sequence ATTATGGAAATGATAAAGTTATCGCTGCCTCACATAGGCACAACCGAAATAGAATGGGTCAACAAGGCATTTGTGGGCGACTGGGTAGTGCCCCTCGGGCCCAATGTCGATGAATTTGAACGACGACTGGAAAACTATTTAAGCGGCAATAAGGAAATCGTGGCCTTAAGTGCCGGCACGGCCGCACTGCACCTTGGACTGGTTGTGCTCGGAGTCGAGGCCGGCGACGAGGTGATATGCCAGGCGCTTACATTCTCGGCAAGCGCCAACCCTATATGCTATCAAGGCGCACACCCCGTATTTGTAGACAGCGAGCCCGACACCTACAACATGTCGCCAGCTGCACTGGAGGAGGCCATTGTGGCCCGTCACCGCGCCACGGGACGCTATCCCAAGGCCATAATTCCGGTTCATCTTTACGGAATGCCGGCCAAGATGAATGAAATAATCGAGATAGCCGCTCACTACGGCATACCCGTATTGGAAGATGCCGCCGAAGCCCTCGGGTCGGAATATCACGGAAAGAAATGCGGCACCATCGGCAACTACGGAGCATTGAGCTTCAACGGAAACAAGATAATAACCACATCGGGAGGCGGCGCACTGATATGCCCCGATGAAGAGTCGGCCCGTCGTGTGCTGTTCTTCGCAACGCAGGCACGAGAAAACCGCCCCTACTACTATCACGAGCACATCGGCTACAACTACCGCCTCAGCAATGTCAGCGCAGGTGTAGGATGTGGCCAGATGGATGTTCTGCCTGAGCGTGTGGCGCGTCGTCGTGCTATACACCAATTGTACAAAGAGGGACTTTCCAATCTCGCCGGAGTGACAGTGCAATGCAATCCCACTGAAGAGTTTGACTCAAACTTCTGGCTATCGACTATACTAATCGACCCGGCCACCGGATTTACACCCGAGGATGTGAGAGTGGCAATGTTGAATGCCAAAATCGAAACTCGCCTGTTGTGGCGTCCGATGCAGATGCAGCCCATATTCCGTGACGCTCCCTACTACGGCGGCAATGTGTCACAACACCTGTTTGAAACCGGACTGTGCCTACCGAGCGGATCGGTGCTTACCGACGAGCAGATATCACGCGTAATCGATGAGTTGCACCGCATATTACGAGGATGA